Proteins encoded in a region of the Globicephala melas chromosome 1, mGloMel1.2, whole genome shotgun sequence genome:
- the C1H1orf226 gene encoding uncharacterized protein C1orf226 homolog isoform X4, with protein sequence MCLSLSFVSRLLSEPLSRTVDHSMFENLNTALTPKLQPSRSFPHVSRPAAPSSAALGSVEPGGPGLWVGSSQHLKNLGKAMGAKVNDFLRRKEPSSLGSVGTMEVNKTAGAQLAGGADVDDGRSSLQEAFPRLDPPPPTTRKRTPRALKTTQDMLISSQPVLSSLEYGTELSPGQPQDSPPTAQPSPADASQPEAIMEMVDRGEALPNGEVSLSVPDLIHKDNQDEPKLKVTECRRASSPGLIERNGLKLSLSPISLADPLEDSSPPPRARTSSLDMEGPHPDLLSFE encoded by the exons atgtgtctctctctctcgtttGTTTCCCGCCTGCTTTCCGAGCCCCTTTCTCGGACAG TCGACCACAGCATGTTTGAGAACTTGAACACGGCCCTCACTCCAAAGCTCCAGCCAAGCCGCTCCTTCCCCCACGTGTCCAGGCCCGCGGCCCCCAGCTCTGCCGCCCTGGGGTCTGTGGAGCCCGGAGGGCCTGGACTCTGGGTGGGCAGCAGCCAGCACCTCAAGAACTTGGGCAAAGCCATGGGGGCCAAAGTTAACGACTTCCTGCGGAGAAAAGAGCCCTCGAGCCTGGGCAGCGTGGGCACGATGGAGGTCAACAAGACTGCAGGGGCCCAGCTGGCCGGCGGGGCTGACGTGGATGACGGAAG GTCATCCCTGCAGGAAGCATTCCCTCGGCTGGATCCCCCGCCTCCTACCACCAGGAAGCGAACCCCTCGGGCCCTGAAGACCACCCAGGACATGCTGATTTCATCGCAGCCAGTCCTAAGCAGTCTGGAGTATGGGACAGAGCTGTCACCTGGGCAGCCCCAGGActcccctcccactgcccagcccagcccagcagatGCTTCACAGCCAGAGGCCATCATGGAAATGGTGGACAGGGGCGAGGCTCTGCCCAATGGAGAGGTTTCCCTGTCGGTACCTGACCTAATCCACAAGGACAACCAGGACGAACCGAAGCTAAAGGTGACTGAGTGCCGAAGGGCCTCCTCCCCTGGCCTCATCGAGAGAAATGGCCTCAAACTCAGCCTGAGCCCCATCAGCCTGGCTGACCCTCTGGAGGACAGCAGCCCGCCTCCTCGGGCACGGACCTCCAGTCTTGACATGGAGGGCCCTCACCCAGACCTGCTGTCCTTTGAGTAG
- the SPATA46 gene encoding spermatogenesis-associated protein 46 has translation MWPFVMSAELRMFIAWTTQPASWKQACVTSIHFSSQNMENFSLLSISGPRISSSALSTFPDITPSRATSLPGIAKTVSPTEASSPAQALPPQYQSGALRHGVHNTVLSAGCISGDPPNREKLRRNCTIYRPWFSPYSYFVCKDRESHLETYSFPEVQRDEGRGDSCLPEDTAESICSSSSSPENTCPQEATKKSRHGLDSTDYITSQDILMASKWYPAQQNGYKCAACCRMYPTLHSLKSHIKGGYKEGFSCKVYYRKLKTLWGKEQKGRPGDRLSSGSCQAFK, from the exons atgtggccttttgtgatgTCAGCTGAGCTCAGAATGTTTATTGCCTGGACAACCCAACCAGCCTCCTGGAAGCAGGCGTGTGTGACCTCCATACACTTCAGTAGTCAGAATATGGAGAACTTCTCACTCCTCAGCATTTCTGGACCTCGAATCTCTTCCTCTGCTCTGAGCACTTTTCCTGATATCACGCCCTCACGTGCCACCAGCTTGCCAG GCATTGCAAAGACTGTGTCTCCTACTGAGGCGTCCAGCCCAGCTCAGGCCCTGCCACCCCAGTACCAAAGCGGCGCTCTCCGGCATGGGGTGCACAACACGGTGCTCTCAGCAG GCTGCATCTCGGGGGACCCCCCAAACAGAGAGAAGCTGAGGAGGAATTGCACCATCTACCGGCCCTGGTTCTCCCCTTACAGCTACTTTGTATGCAAGGACAGAGAGAGCCACCTGGAGACCTACAGCTTCCCAGAGGTGCAGCGGGACGAGGGCAGGGGGGACAGCTGCCTCCCAGAGGACACGGCTGAGAGCATCTGctcatcctcctcctccccagagaACACCTGCCCCCAAGAGGCCACCAAGAAATCCAGACACGGCCTGGATTCCACAGACTACATCACATCCCAGGACATCCTAATGGCCTCCAAGTGGTACCCGGCCCAGCAGAACGGCTACAAGTGTGCGGCCTGCTGCCGTATGTACCCGACGCTGCACTCCCTCAAGAGCCACATCAAGGGGGGCTACAAGGAGGGTTTCAGCTGCAAGGTGTACTATCGCAAGCTCAAAACCCTCTGGGGCAAGGAGCAGAAGGGCCGGCCGGGAGACAGGCTTTCCTCAGGCAGCTGCCAGGCCTTCAAGTAG